The Dreissena polymorpha isolate Duluth1 chromosome 10, UMN_Dpol_1.0, whole genome shotgun sequence genome includes a region encoding these proteins:
- the LOC127848075 gene encoding metallophosphoesterase MPPED2-like — protein MVTVIWRSFLKLFENMSSSKAAGVQIHTLTGNPTKAWQQLSVKQKVERVTSLHHDTPICADKLRVVCISDTHAKHPQRVPVGDILLHAGDFTNVGGAAEVKQFNDFLGSLPHPVKVVIAGNHDLTFDEDMVKNRRDYLSRNFRINEEVFERKLAEFGVKTCKELLTNCVYLEDASVNVCGLKIYGAPWQPEFCDWGFNLSRGEACLQKWNLIPDDTDILITHGPPIGHGDACFNGMRAGCVELLSTIQQRVKPKYHVFGHIHEGYGVTTDDVTTFINASTCTLRYQPDNPPIVFDIPLPAGHNKDELGSIQPCRLIRQSL, from the exons ATGGTCACTGTTATTTGGAGaagttttcttaaattatttgaaaacatgtcTTCTTCCAAAGCAGCAGGTGTTCAGATACATACACTGACGGGAAATCCTACGAAAGCCTGGCAGCAGTTATCAGTAAAACAAAAAGTTGAAAGG GTTACATCACTCCACCACGACACCCCAATATGCGCAGACAAGCTGCGCGTGGTGTGTATATCAGACACCCATGCAAAACACCCCCAGAGAGTCCCTGTGGGAGACATACTGCTGCATGCAGGGGACTTTACAAATGTTGGCGGCGCAGCTGAAGTGAAACAGTTCAATGACTTCTTAG GTTCCCTGCCTCATCCTGTAAAAGTCGTGATTGCTGGGAACCACGATCTCACTTTCGACGAAGACATGGTCAAGAACAGACGGGATTACCTGAGCCGAAACTTCAGAATCAACGAGGAAG TGTTTGAAAGGAAACTGGCCGAGTTTGGTGTGAAAACATGCAAGGAGCTTCTCACCAACTGTGTTTACCTCGAGGATGCGTCCGTCAATGTGTGCGGCCTCAAGATATATGGGGCACCTTG GCAGCCAGAGTTCTGTGACTGGGGATTTAACCTGTCGCGTGGTGAGGCGTGTCTACAGAAGTGGAACCTCATACCCGACGATACGGACATACTGATCACACACGGGCCCCCTATAG GTCACGGTGACGCTTGTTTTAACGGAATGCGGGCCGGTTGTGTGGAATTGTTGTCCACGATTCAACAGCGCGTGAAACCCAAGTACCACGTGTTTGGACATATACACGAAG GTTATGGCGTAACAACTGATGACGTCACGACGTTTATCAATGCGTCAACGTGTACTCTGCGATACCAGCCGGACAACCCGCCGATTGTGTTCGACATTCCTCTGCCTGCTGGACACAATAAGGACGAGCTGGGGTCTATACAGCCCTGTAGACTTATACGACAATCTTTGTGa